The Sediminispirochaeta bajacaliforniensis DSM 16054 genome has a segment encoding these proteins:
- a CDS encoding serine/threonine protein kinase: protein MENEKPPAGIFDYIEPDGIISAVEMSYGINLDGTWSAFPSYVNRVYGLRDEDGNRYVVKLYRPGRWSVSAIEEEHGFLLECVAEEVPVVAPLSGVDGRTLHFLECSAISGSYPFALFPLRAGRLFETDRDEDYLRIGSLIGRLHRISRQRKAQARQEWLPSLSKKHLEMLLEQNLVPSSLRRHFEELCLHCIETIEPLFSRQPLLRLHGDCHRGNILERPGEGLVLIDFDDMSNGPAVQDLWLLLPDRIGACEYQFSLLQEGYGQFSTLSPGSTLLIEPLRFMRMLHYLAWTAHQQCDHDFSLRHPQWGSEAFWIRELADFEEQFDYVRTILDSSYTG, encoded by the coding sequence ATGGAGAATGAGAAGCCCCCAGCTGGTATCTTTGACTATATTGAGCCTGACGGAATCATCTCTGCTGTTGAGATGTCTTACGGCATTAATCTGGACGGTACATGGAGTGCGTTTCCCAGCTACGTAAATCGTGTATACGGACTTCGTGATGAAGATGGTAATCGGTATGTGGTGAAACTTTATCGTCCGGGGCGCTGGTCCGTTTCGGCGATAGAGGAAGAACACGGCTTTTTGCTGGAGTGTGTCGCAGAAGAGGTTCCTGTCGTTGCACCTCTTTCGGGAGTAGATGGAAGGACACTTCATTTTCTGGAGTGTTCTGCCATATCTGGTTCCTATCCCTTTGCTCTTTTCCCTCTTCGGGCGGGACGACTTTTCGAAACGGATCGTGATGAAGATTATCTGCGTATCGGCTCCCTGATCGGGCGCCTTCATCGAATTTCCCGCCAGAGGAAAGCTCAAGCCAGGCAGGAATGGCTTCCCTCTCTTAGTAAGAAGCACCTTGAGATGCTGCTCGAACAAAACCTGGTTCCCTCTTCTTTACGTCGGCATTTCGAGGAATTATGCCTCCACTGCATTGAAACAATCGAACCGCTTTTCTCACGGCAGCCCCTTTTGCGTCTTCATGGTGACTGCCATAGAGGTAATATCCTGGAACGGCCGGGGGAAGGCTTGGTGCTTATCGATTTTGACGATATGTCAAACGGCCCGGCGGTACAAGATCTTTGGTTGCTGCTTCCCGATCGGATTGGGGCTTGTGAATATCAGTTTTCGCTTTTGCAGGAAGGCTACGGTCAGTTTTCGACCCTTTCCCCTGGTTCCACGCTTCTCATAGAGCCTCTGCGCTTTATGCGAATGCTTCACTATCTCGCATGGACCGCCCATCAGCAATGTGACCATGATTTTTCCCTGCGTCACCCACAGTGGGGAAGCGAGGCATTCTGGATTCGTGAGCTTGCGGATTTTGAAGAGCAATTCGACTATGTCCGAACGATTCTCGATTCTTCTTACACCGGATAG
- a CDS encoding PilZ domain-containing protein, translating into MSNPSLLGRKVFFLYPHSVIKDEMIEEIVSEEYEAYVLKDHNRAARLMKAFPGSVLFINIDSTMKEPEWERYILEMKNSDQYNDPRIGIFTYDENQELARKYLIEYSLPAGFIRLKLGFAETKKILLDVLKANEAKGRRKFVRALCAKDAQATINVSRDGSIIQGKLLDISSAGAACAFPQEGLFSPKSYLSDIQLQLRGARIMLNAIVMGTRQDDGRVHVILFDPKSTDGEKRLRIFRYIRGNLQRFIESYPV; encoded by the coding sequence ATGAGTAATCCCTCCCTGCTTGGAAGGAAAGTCTTTTTCTTATATCCACACAGTGTCATCAAGGATGAAATGATTGAAGAAATTGTCTCGGAGGAATACGAGGCCTATGTTCTAAAAGATCATAATCGGGCAGCACGCCTCATGAAGGCCTTCCCGGGATCGGTGCTCTTCATCAACATCGATTCGACCATGAAAGAACCGGAATGGGAACGCTACATACTCGAAATGAAAAACTCCGACCAATATAATGATCCTCGAATCGGTATCTTTACCTACGATGAGAACCAGGAACTGGCAAGAAAATATTTGATTGAATATTCGCTTCCCGCAGGCTTTATACGGCTGAAGTTGGGCTTCGCGGAAACAAAAAAGATATTGCTGGACGTTCTCAAGGCTAATGAGGCAAAGGGACGAAGAAAATTCGTAAGGGCATTGTGTGCCAAGGATGCTCAGGCGACGATCAACGTTTCGAGAGACGGTTCCATCATTCAGGGGAAGCTACTCGACATCAGCAGTGCCGGGGCGGCCTGCGCCTTTCCCCAGGAAGGGCTCTTTTCTCCGAAGAGCTACCTGAGTGATATCCAGTTGCAACTACGGGGAGCACGAATCATGCTCAATGCCATCGTTATGGGGACCAGACAAGACGATGGCAGGGTGCATGTTATTCTCTTCGATCCTAAATCCACCGATGGAGAGAAACGGCTTAGAATTTTCCGCTATATCAGAGGAAATCTTCAGCGCTTTATCGAAAGCTATCCGGTGTAA
- a CDS encoding type 1 glutamine amidotransferase domain-containing protein: MLHVVSLVHDQFEDLELWYPVLRLREAGASVLLAGEKAEAEYHGKYGVPARADISFDEVDPDSIDALLVPGGWAPDKLRRFPKVLDAVRAMFRQEKVVGQICHAGWVLVSAGVLNGYRVTSTPGIRDDMTNAGAVWLDEPVVVDRNLVSSRRPPDLPDYLKALVKLLQEKTVR; encoded by the coding sequence ATGCTACATGTAGTATCACTGGTACATGACCAATTTGAGGATCTGGAACTCTGGTATCCTGTTTTGCGTCTTCGGGAGGCCGGCGCATCGGTCTTGCTTGCCGGAGAAAAAGCGGAAGCCGAGTATCATGGAAAATATGGAGTTCCTGCACGCGCAGACATCTCCTTCGATGAGGTCGATCCTGATAGCATTGATGCCCTACTGGTCCCCGGTGGTTGGGCTCCCGATAAGCTGCGGAGATTTCCCAAGGTCCTCGATGCGGTCAGGGCGATGTTCAGGCAGGAAAAAGTCGTCGGCCAAATATGCCATGCCGGATGGGTGCTTGTGTCCGCCGGAGTTCTCAATGGCTACCGTGTAACATCAACCCCCGGAATTCGGGACGATATGACAAATGCCGGAGCCGTCTGGCTTGATGAACCGGTGGTTGTCGACCGGAATCTTGTTTCAAGCCGACGACCTCCCGACTTACCGGACTATTTGAAGGCCCTTGTAAAGCTTCTGCAAGAAAAGACGGTTCGATAG
- a CDS encoding DMT family transporter has product MDPRKTAVLALFAAPILWGGALVAGRVVSAEMPPISAAFVRFVVTTTLLALFLRIRGGKLPKPEKNILPALIAAGITGVALFNVFLFSALATVSAGRSAVIIAMTPAVVAMISAIIYKEKHQKLFPLALILAFLGAAIVISEGDPFSLFRTPSGMGELFMIGCVFSWAAYSFAGKRVLKSFSPLPAIMYSSFFGALLLAIPAFLEGGLPRVFTASPSAWAGLLYMSIGAAGVAHVFYYYGISKIGPSKSAIFMNLEPISALFFGMVLLGEEVTMPLAIGSVLVLSGVSLSVRE; this is encoded by the coding sequence ATGGACCCAAGGAAAACTGCTGTATTGGCACTTTTCGCCGCCCCGATCCTTTGGGGAGGAGCCTTGGTTGCGGGACGCGTGGTATCGGCTGAGATGCCGCCGATATCGGCAGCCTTTGTCAGATTTGTGGTTACGACGACACTCCTTGCTCTTTTTCTCAGAATTCGAGGGGGAAAGCTGCCGAAGCCTGAGAAAAACATACTTCCTGCCTTGATCGCCGCGGGGATAACAGGAGTGGCCCTCTTCAATGTCTTCCTATTTTCCGCTCTTGCTACTGTCAGTGCCGGCAGGAGTGCCGTCATCATAGCAATGACTCCGGCAGTGGTGGCAATGATTTCCGCGATTATCTACAAGGAAAAGCATCAGAAACTCTTTCCTCTGGCGCTCATTCTTGCCTTTCTCGGAGCCGCAATCGTGATTTCCGAGGGAGATCCCTTTTCACTCTTTCGTACTCCTTCCGGCATGGGAGAACTTTTTATGATCGGTTGCGTCTTCAGCTGGGCGGCATACTCTTTCGCGGGAAAGCGTGTTCTTAAGAGTTTTTCGCCATTGCCGGCTATCATGTACAGCAGCTTTTTCGGAGCCCTGCTTTTGGCGATTCCCGCTTTTCTCGAGGGAGGTCTTCCCCGTGTTTTTACGGCTTCTCCCTCTGCCTGGGCCGGACTCCTTTACATGAGCATCGGAGCCGCCGGAGTGGCCCACGTTTTTTACTATTACGGAATCAGCAAAATAGGCCCCAGCAAATCGGCCATCTTCATGAATCTCGAACCGATTTCGGCCCTCTTTTTCGGTATGGTCCTCCTTGGCGAAGAGGTGACTATGCCCCTTGCGATTGGAAGCGTATTGGTCCTTTCGGGGGTAAGCTTATCAGTTAGAGAATAA